One segment of Scomber scombrus chromosome 3, fScoSco1.1, whole genome shotgun sequence DNA contains the following:
- the tmcc1b gene encoding transmembrane and coiled-coil domains protein 1b, which translates to MDQGSSEQSPEEPDAGGRAETEVGRRASESEHGLSKITHNALENMGALGHGLKQFFQPQRRRSSVSPHDSALSCTGAPPSEPTDVGSEVGDAPASSALSLDSDNPAASAPPAALSRVLQQIRGAPPMMKRGTSLQSRRSKAGVTGDPPQKGSPQIHRRSTHEALLQAGRPRSSSTTDTPTSPALADMLLTSGYHSTEEHDRLDRYDGSGPAVSPNAVSYSADGYDVVDSTPDPQRTKQAIAQLQQKILKLTEQIKIEQTARDDNVAEYLKLANNADKQQSTRIKQVFEKKNQKSAQTIQQLQRKLEHYHRKLREVEHNGIPRQPKDVFRDMHQGLKDVGAKVTGGLSSFSQATHSAAGAVVSKPREIASLIRNKFGSADNIAGLKDSLEETQGDEGVGPGGTRTLGTGQLQSSPKFASDDDCSSATSGSAGANSTTGAPGGPPSSRGNTLDNVQVSGFDTILHEIQELRDNQGRLEESFENLKAHYQRDYTMIIEALQEERYRCERLEEQLNDLTELHQNEILNLKQELASMEEKIAYQSYERARDIQEALEACQTRISKMELQQQQQQVVQLEGLENATARTLLGKLINVLLAVMAVLLVFVSTVANCVVPLMKTRSRTFSTLLLVILLAFLWRHWDAISEYLHRFLLHPR; encoded by the exons ATGGATCAGGGTAGTAGTGAGCAGAGTCCAGAGGAGCCGGACGCAGGAGGCCGAGCGGAGACGGAGGTTGGTAGGAGGGCATCGGAGTCAGAGCACGGCTTGTCCAAAATCACCCATAATGCCCTGGAGAACATGGGAGCGTTGGGCCATGGCCTAAAGCAGTTCTTCCAGCCACAGCGCCGACGCTCCTCAGTTTCCCCACATGACTCCGCCTTGTCCTGCACAGGCGCCCCTCCCTCCGAACCCACAGATGTAGGGTCAGAAGTAGGGGACGCTCCTGCCTCCTCGGCTCTCTCTTTGGATTCTGACAACCCTGCTGCTTCCGCCCCTCCCGCAGCTCTGAGCCGCGTTCTGCAACAGATCCGAGGTGCTCCACCGATGATGAAGCGAGGCACCAGCCTGCAGAGCCGCCGCAGCAAGGCGGGGGTAACTGGGGATCCTCCCCAGAAAGGTAGCCCCCAGATCCACCGGCGCAGCACCCATGAGGCACTGCTGCAGGCTGGACGCCCGCGCTCCTCCTCAACCACAGACACACCAACCAGCCCTGCTCTGGCAGACATGCTCCTAACCTCTGGTTACCACTCCACTGAGGAGCATGACAGG CTGGATCGTTATGATGGATCAGGACCTGCAGTGTCACCCAATGCCGTTTCCTACAGTGCAGATGGATATGATGTAGTCGACAGTACCCCAGACCCCCAGCGAACTAAGCAGGCCATTGCTCAACTACAACAGAAGATCCTCAAGCTCACAGAACAAATCAAAATTGAACAAACGGCGCGTGATGACAATGTAGCCGAATACCTGAAACTGGCTAATAatgcagacaaacagcagagtaCACGCATCAAACAAGTGTTTGAGAAGAAAAACCAAAAGTCGGCTCAGACTATCCAGCAACTGCAGAGGAAGCTGGAGCACTACCACCGGAAGCTCCGTGAGGTGGAGCACAATGGCATCCCTCGCCAGCCCAAAGATGTTTTCCGAGACATGCACCAGGGGCTGAAAGACGTTGGAGCCAAG GTGACAGGTGGCCTGTCCAGCTTCTCTCAAGCTACTCATTCTGCAGCTGGAGCTGTGGTGTCCAAGCCGAGAGAAATAGCTTCCCTCATCCGTAACAAGTTTGGCAGCGCTGATAACATTGCAGGCCTGAAAGACTCTCTGGAGGAAACCCAGGGAGACGAAGGCGTTGGCCCTGGGGGAACGAGGACCCTTGGGACTGGACAGTTGCAGTCCAGCCCAAAGTTTGCCAGTGATGATGACTGTTCCAGTGCTACTTCTGGCTCTGCAGGAGCCAACAGTACCACTGGAGCCCCTGGAGGCCCCCCTAGCTCTAGGGGCAATACCCTTGATAATGTCCAGGTCTCAGGCTTTGATACTATACTCCATGAGATACAAGAACTGCGGGATAACCAAGGTCGACTTGAGGAGTCATTTGAAAACTTGAAAGCCCATTATCAGCGGGACTATACAATGATCATTGAGGCCCTACAAGAGGAACGATACAG GTGTGAACGTTTAGAAGAACAGCTGAATGACTTGACGGAGCTGCATCAGAATGAAATTCTGAACTTGAAACAGGAACTAGCCAGCATGGAGGAGAAGATTGCTTATCAGTCTTATGAAAGAGCGAGGGATATTCAA GAGGCGCTGGAGGCATGCCAGACACGTATCTCCAAgatggagctgcagcagcagcagcagcaggtggtgCAGCTCGAAGGTTTGGAGAATGCCACAGCGCGGACACTTCTTGGAAAACTTATCAATGTGCTGCTAGCTGTCATGGCGGTCCTTTTGGTGTTTGTGTCCACAGTGGCTAACTGTGTAGTCCCCTTAATGAAAACACGCAGCCGCACGTTTTCTACGCTACTCCTAGTAATCCTCCTCGCCTTCCTCTGGAGGCACTGGGATGCTATTTCAGAGTATCTGCATCGCTTTCTCCTGCACCCCAGATGA
- the LOC134005986 gene encoding transmembrane and coiled-coil domains protein 1-like — translation MAQWSSLSSLLTPLLQVTGGRSSFSEFTLSAAVAVASTLREMAVTIHNKFGSADNIATFKEILDETQGNEGVGLGGMRTHGTGQLQSSPKFGSDDDCSNSTTGSPGGLPCCRGPLDHGQASGVALLNEIQELKDNQGHLEDCFENLKAYYQQNYTVITEALLEQRYRCDLLEEQLSDLTELHYSEIVNLKEELSSMEEVTYQFYDGATDIHEVLQACQTRLFKLEQQQVVQLERLENATVHTLLGKLINVLLTIMAVLLLIVSTVANCIVPLMKTYSRMFCMLLFVVLFSFLWRHRDSTSEYLHHLFCVTHPD, via the exons ATGGCACAGTGGTCCAGCCTGAGTAGCCTACTAACTCCTCTCTTACAGGTGACGGGTGGCCGCTCCAGCTTCTCTGAATTcactctttctgcagctgtagCTGTTGCGTCCACACTGAGAGAAATGGCCGTCACCATTCACAACAAGTTTGGCAGCGCTGATAACATTGCAACCTTTAAAGAGATTCTGGATGAAACCCAAGGAAACGAAGGCGTTGGCCTCGGGGGAATGAGGACCCATGGGACAGGACAGTTGCAGTCCAGCCCAAAGTTTGGCAGTGATGATGACTGTTCCAACAGCACTACCGGGTCCCCTGGTGGCCTCCCTTGCTGCAGGGGCCCCCTTGATCATGGCCAGGCCTCAGGTGTTGCTTTACTCAATGAAATCCAAGAACTCAAGGATAACCAAGGTCATCTCGAAGACTGCTTTGAAAACTTAAAAGCCTACTACCAGCAAAATTATACTGTGATCACAGAGGCCCTGCTGGAGCAACGATACAG GTGTGATCTTTTAGAAGAACAGCTCAGTGACTTGACGGAGCTGCACTACAGTGAAATTGTTAACTTGAAAGAGGAGCTAAGCAGCATGGAGGAGGTTACTTATCAGTTCTATGATGGAGCTACAGACATTCAT GAGGTGCTGCAGGCTTGCCAGACTCGTCTCTTCAAgttggagcagcagcaggtggtgCAGCTTGAGAGGTTGGAGAACGCCACAGTGCACACTCTCCTTGGAAAACTTATCAATGTGCTGCTAACCATCATGGCGGTCCTTTTGCTGATTGTATCCACTGTGGCTAACTGTATTGTCCCCTTGATGAAAACATACAGCCGTATGTTTTGTATGCTGCTTTTTGTagtcctcttctccttcctctggaGGCACCGGGATTCCACGTCCGAGTATCtgcatcatttattttgtgttacaCATCCTGATTAG
- the LOC133978062 gene encoding protein B4, which translates to MYIGSSAMPPKKPAADSVDLPEPSSDDAPVEKKVEKKSDSATLRKIAAHPSTAIMVKEALKELDSRKGVSSQAIQNYIKQKYPSVDVLKLKHLARRALKKGIETGTLVRPANSSVTTGAVGRFRLAPEVKQTKPKTENVNPNVQKVTKAEKDAAKDGAKKTKKTGKGATKKKEAENEPMSSEDSKSPKNSKRDEKAATSKVAPAKKPKAKKAATEDGKGASESAKTKGKTTKEAKAGKASQGKSAKAAGEAPVSKATGKRGKKTAE; encoded by the exons CCTCCGAAAAAGCCAGCGGCGGACTCTGTTGATCTGCCGGAGCCGTCCTCCGACGATGCCCCGGTCGAGAAGAAAGTTGAGAAAAAATCAG ATTCTGCGACGCTGCGCAAAATTGCAGCTCATCCCTCCACAGCTATTATGGTGAAAGAAGCGCTTAAAGAGTTGGACTCGAGAAAGGGCGTCTCATCCCAGGCGATACAGAACTACATTAAACAGAAATACCCCTCGGTGGATGTGCTGAAGTTGAAGCACTTGGCCCGCAGAGCCCTAAAGAAAGGAATCGAGACTGGCACTCTGGTGAGGCCAGCCAACTCCAGTGTGACCACAGGCGCAGTGGGAAGATTCAGG CTTGCACCAGAAGTCAAGCAGACAAAGCCAAAAACTGAGAACGTGAATCCTAATGTacaaaaagtcacaaaagcagaaaaagatgCAGCAAAGGACGGAGCCAAGAAGACCAAAAAGACAGGTAAAG GTGctacaaagaagaaagaagctGAAAATGAACCCATGTCATCAGAG gaCTCCAAGTCTCCCAAAAACTCAAAGAGAGATGAGAAGGCAGCGACTTCAAAGGTTGCCCCAGCAAAGAAGCCAAAAGCTAAAAAAGCTGCGACTGAGGATGGCAAGGGAGCCTCTGAGTCAGCCAAAACCAAAGGGAAAACCACCAAGGAGGCAAAAGCCGGGAAGGCATCGCAGGGCAAGAGTGCTAAAGCGGCCGGTGAAGCCCCTGTTTCCAAAGCAACTGGGAAACGTGGGAAGAAGACTGCAGAGTAA